One genomic region from bacterium encodes:
- a CDS encoding alkaline phosphatase family protein, with translation MSEYSLTQLAPTIAAVLGLPAPNGCRQDAGASVAGAPKAIPEIVADLQGAERLAVLAPDALGMHPFTLWRHEMPFLDGLHRQHSLVLRAVMPTITPVNFSTMVTGAELDVHGMQSRESDFQCETLFDTVRAHGGRSAGVGRVGYTGSMILARFADLQGTAESNTDAEVEQITLGFAREQLPEFVIVQLGSTDDVFHQHGPSSPEALPVVRETDERLGRMVEELVGLGYAVIVTADHGQHDCDRGGTHGSESDEDALVPCTWLAP, from the coding sequence ATGTCTGAGTACTCACTGACGCAGCTGGCGCCGACGATCGCGGCCGTCTTGGGGTTGCCGGCGCCGAACGGCTGCCGGCAGGATGCCGGCGCTTCTGTGGCTGGCGCTCCAAAGGCGATCCCCGAGATCGTCGCCGACTTGCAGGGGGCGGAGCGACTGGCCGTCCTGGCCCCGGACGCGCTGGGGATGCACCCGTTCACCCTATGGCGACACGAGATGCCGTTCCTGGACGGACTGCACCGGCAGCACAGCCTGGTGCTGCGGGCCGTCATGCCCACGATCACTCCTGTGAACTTCTCGACGATGGTCACGGGGGCGGAGTTGGATGTGCATGGCATGCAGAGCCGGGAGAGCGACTTCCAGTGTGAGACGCTCTTCGACACCGTCCGGGCACATGGCGGCCGCAGCGCCGGGGTGGGCCGAGTCGGCTACACCGGCTCGATGATCCTCGCCCGCTTCGCCGACCTGCAGGGCACTGCGGAGAGCAATACCGACGCCGAGGTGGAGCAGATCACCCTTGGCTTCGCGCGCGAGCAGCTACCCGAGTTCGTCATCGTGCAGCTCGGCAGCACCGACGACGTATTCCACCAGCACGGGCCGTCCTCGCCCGAGGCCCTGCCTGTCGTGCGCGAAACGGATGAGCGATTGGGGCGGATGGTGGAGGAGTTGGTGGGCCTCGGCTACGCGGTCATCGTCACTGCCGACCACGGCCAGCACGATTGCGACCGGGGCGGCACGCACGGCAGCGAGTCCGACGAGGATGCGCTGGTGCCGTGCACATGGTTGGCCCCGTAG
- a CDS encoding epoxyqueuosine reductase — METLTNQLTEQGATLVGYADLSSVPEEVRQGFPRAVAMGVALDPGIIAAVREGPTPEYFAEYTRTNALLDRLAERAASVLEAAGFEATPLTATGGISMATLSAPFQHKTSARLAGLGWIGKCALLINPDYGSAVRWNTVLTDAPLPTGPAPLEARCGDCQVCMDVCPGHAASGRVWQDGMAREDFWDPRACVEGLKRVATERGVTPTVCGICLANCPYTLAYLRRAGAV; from the coding sequence ATGGAGACACTCACCAACCAACTGACGGAACAGGGCGCAACTCTCGTCGGCTATGCCGATCTGTCTTCGGTGCCGGAAGAGGTCAGGCAGGGCTTCCCCCGGGCCGTCGCCATGGGTGTGGCCCTGGACCCCGGCATCATCGCGGCAGTGCGCGAGGGCCCCACACCAGAGTACTTTGCCGAGTACACGCGCACCAATGCGCTGCTGGACAGGCTGGCCGAGCGGGCGGCGAGCGTCCTGGAGGCGGCGGGCTTCGAGGCGACGCCCCTGACGGCCACGGGGGGCATCTCGATGGCCACGCTGTCGGCGCCCTTCCAGCACAAGACATCGGCCCGCCTGGCCGGCCTGGGCTGGATCGGCAAGTGCGCCCTGCTCATCAACCCGGACTATGGCTCGGCAGTCCGCTGGAACACGGTGCTGACCGATGCGCCACTGCCGACGGGTCCGGCGCCGCTGGAGGCGCGCTGCGGCGACTGCCAGGTGTGCATGGACGTGTGCCCGGGCCATGCCGCCTCGGGCCGCGTGTGGCAGGACGGCATGGCGCGCGAAGACTTCTGGGACCCGCGCGCGTGTGTCGAGGGCCTCAAGCGCGTGGCGACCGAGCGGGGGGTCACGCCGACCGTCTGTGGCATCTGCCTGGCCAACTGCCCGTACACGCTGGCGTACCTGCGGCGGGCCGGGGCGGTCTGA
- a CDS encoding heparinase II/III family protein, which yields MRVLVALCCALLVSVGSAAPPQVIYAENEPAAGASAVTTQPHSGQQCLEWKHGANARMSLAQVPRDWTPWDTLTMWLRTDTPEGASWMLIITSEDPAKEGADYYSAHVKVKPGDWQRVSLRLKEDLGINRSPRGWDQIDSLAFTASGWDQQLNKEAVVYVDDVRLETQGPVVGPRLTDEEFFGALNFDTPGLAKVKAATATGDWAAARREYVAYLKSLPHPWNFDWKSRPTQPQARPNTRSADEAMARRFVVCSVPYDFKGGDIDWTVNPTNPVNNEWVWQFSRHGFWTTLGRAYWDTLDEKYAKEFVWQLEDWIHDCPVPAGRVDNGAGSRWRTIECGIRMAGSWPNSFFYFLSSPSFTDDAIIDMVKSMVEHARYLALYPTTGNWLTMECNGLYHVGALFPEFQEAASWRDTAVARLHKDLDVQVYPDGAQIELAPGYHQVSLYNFLGLVQVAQLTGQTLPADYLGKLERMWEYNMWLMGPDGASPAFNDSGPTDLRRTLNDGLKHFPGREDWKWTTTRGAEGKPPAGTSHACPWAGQYIMRSGWGPDDLWCVFEAGPFGYGHQHEDKLGFVMSAYGSRLAIDTGVYTYDASDWRRYVLGATAHSTVFVDGKGQVRRGAPRETFVNKQAQTNPWFTTEGLDYAVGTYDEGFGKDKERLATQRREVVFVKPDYWLVIDTLTSADAQAHDYTAYFHLRPAAASVVPGTQNIVTDNGDKANLAILPVRVGADVPDALTAQVVQGQKEPFLLGWTLKSGLECEPIPVATYTWRATAPSQIAYVFFPLKPGVKALPVVTAIPGGLAVKVGERVDEIKLGDKPRLLITRRQGDQTSAAMRVELP from the coding sequence ATGCGTGTCCTGGTTGCCCTGTGCTGTGCTCTGCTGGTCTCTGTAGGCTCCGCGGCGCCCCCGCAGGTCATCTACGCGGAGAACGAGCCGGCTGCCGGCGCCAGCGCCGTCACGACGCAGCCCCACAGCGGGCAGCAGTGCCTGGAGTGGAAGCACGGCGCGAACGCGCGGATGAGCCTCGCGCAGGTCCCCCGTGACTGGACCCCCTGGGACACGCTGACCATGTGGCTGCGCACCGACACCCCGGAGGGGGCCTCGTGGATGCTCATCATCACCTCCGAGGACCCGGCCAAGGAGGGCGCGGACTACTACTCGGCGCACGTCAAGGTCAAGCCGGGCGACTGGCAGCGTGTGTCCCTGCGGCTCAAGGAGGACCTGGGCATCAACCGCTCGCCGCGCGGGTGGGATCAGATTGACAGCCTGGCCTTCACCGCCAGCGGCTGGGACCAGCAGCTCAACAAGGAAGCGGTGGTCTACGTGGACGATGTCCGGCTGGAGACACAGGGGCCGGTGGTCGGCCCCCGGCTCACCGACGAGGAGTTCTTCGGCGCGCTGAACTTCGACACGCCGGGGCTGGCGAAGGTCAAGGCGGCAACGGCCACAGGCGACTGGGCCGCCGCGCGCCGCGAGTACGTGGCGTACCTCAAGTCCCTGCCGCACCCGTGGAACTTCGACTGGAAGAGCAGGCCCACCCAGCCGCAGGCCAGGCCGAACACGCGCAGCGCCGATGAGGCGATGGCCCGGCGGTTCGTGGTCTGTAGCGTACCCTACGACTTCAAGGGCGGGGACATTGACTGGACCGTCAACCCGACCAACCCCGTGAACAACGAGTGGGTCTGGCAGTTCAGCCGCCACGGCTTCTGGACGACGTTGGGCCGCGCCTACTGGGACACGCTAGACGAGAAGTACGCCAAGGAGTTCGTCTGGCAGCTCGAAGACTGGATCCATGACTGCCCGGTGCCCGCGGGGCGGGTGGACAACGGGGCGGGCTCGCGCTGGCGCACCATCGAGTGCGGCATCCGCATGGCCGGCTCGTGGCCTAACTCCTTCTTCTACTTCCTGTCGTCGCCCAGCTTCACCGACGACGCGATCATTGACATGGTCAAGTCCATGGTGGAGCACGCGCGCTACCTGGCGCTCTACCCGACCACCGGCAACTGGCTGACCATGGAGTGCAACGGCCTGTACCATGTGGGGGCGCTGTTCCCGGAGTTCCAAGAAGCTGCCTCGTGGCGGGACACGGCTGTCGCGCGCTTGCACAAGGACCTCGACGTGCAGGTCTATCCCGATGGCGCGCAGATCGAGTTGGCGCCGGGCTACCACCAGGTGTCGCTCTACAACTTCCTGGGGCTGGTGCAGGTGGCCCAACTCACGGGGCAGACGCTGCCGGCCGACTACCTGGGCAAGCTGGAGCGCATGTGGGAGTACAACATGTGGCTGATGGGGCCCGACGGCGCCTCCCCGGCGTTCAATGACTCCGGACCGACCGACCTGAGGCGAACGCTGAACGACGGGCTGAAGCACTTCCCCGGGCGCGAGGACTGGAAATGGACCACCACGCGGGGCGCCGAGGGCAAGCCGCCCGCCGGGACCTCCCACGCCTGCCCGTGGGCCGGACAGTACATCATGCGCAGCGGCTGGGGCCCCGATGACCTGTGGTGCGTATTCGAGGCGGGGCCGTTCGGCTACGGCCACCAGCACGAGGACAAGCTCGGCTTCGTCATGAGCGCGTATGGCAGCCGGCTGGCCATAGACACCGGCGTCTACACGTACGACGCCTCGGACTGGCGGCGCTATGTGCTGGGGGCCACGGCACACAGCACAGTGTTCGTCGATGGGAAGGGCCAGGTGCGGCGCGGCGCCCCCCGCGAGACCTTCGTGAACAAGCAGGCCCAGACGAACCCGTGGTTCACGACGGAGGGGCTCGACTACGCCGTGGGGACGTATGACGAGGGCTTCGGCAAGGACAAGGAGCGCCTGGCGACCCAGCGGCGCGAGGTCGTCTTCGTCAAGCCCGACTACTGGCTGGTGATTGACACGCTGACGTCAGCCGACGCGCAGGCGCACGACTACACGGCATACTTCCACCTGCGGCCGGCGGCGGCGTCCGTTGTTCCGGGGACGCAGAACATCGTGACCGACAACGGCGACAAGGCGAACCTGGCGATCCTCCCGGTCCGCGTGGGCGCGGACGTCCCGGACGCGCTAACCGCCCAGGTCGTCCAGGGCCAGAAGGAGCCGTTCCTGCTGGGCTGGACGCTCAAGAGCGGCCTGGAGTGCGAGCCGATCCCGGTGGCGACATACACGTGGCGGGCGACCGCCCCGTCGCAGATCGCCTACGTGTTCTTCCCGCTGAAGCCGGGCGTGAAGGCGCTGCCGGTGGTGACGGCGATCCCGGGCGGGTTGGCTGTGAAGGTGGGGGAGAGAGTGGACGAGATCAAGCTGGGGGACAAGCCCCGCCTGCTCATCACGCGGCGACAGGGCGACCAGACAAGCGCGGCCATGCGAGTCGAGCTACCCTAG
- the purL gene encoding phosphoribosylformylglycinamidine synthase subunit PurL: protein MQLDERRLPVSQLDDAGLRKFMDGHGVGLTVEEAKQIAGFLGRDPTVVEMYIFNSEWSEHCSYKSSRSTLKEFLHTTGPNVILGPEEDAGIVEFAWLDGKRYGIVMAHESHNHPSQVLPNEGAATGIGGIVRDVDCMGARVIATADPLRFGDPEGKWSDRTKWIVGGVVDGIWQYGNALGVPCLGGDVYFSPTYDDNCLVNVVSLGLVAEEDIIHSRVPREAADVPYDLILIGKPTDDSGFGGSAFASKIISEEEQEENRGAVQVPDPFLKNVLAMRKANEAVRQRAKELSIPIGMKDIGGGGLACGTSEIVEAGGFGVDINLDDVHMALPDMLPETVCCAETQERYLLAVPETFTPEVLRIYNEDWDLPNVYEGACAKVIGKIVTDRRYRLIMDGKIVCDAPIEKVTSGIQYQREESPKTYSGQEPVFPMVKLQEAILKVLAHDNVCSRRYIYSAYDTEVQGNAVIRPGEAGAGVCAPLEGSTAGCALSVDGNPYYGDISPYWGGANAVAEAMRNVASVGATPAALTDCLNFGNPEVPEQFWEFRDGVRGLADAAKNLWLKGYDNTPVPIISGNVSLYNESAAGSAVSPSAIIACVGVMPDYSKAVTMQFKHAGDKLFLVGPRKNELGGSAFYQAMGFGLGANVPQLDWEQERNMIYGVIEAIDAGHVAACTDISDGGLITALCEMAIGGHAKGQLGFEIKLDEIETNLRPDVFLFSESSGFVMECRAGHDDALRAIFAEKGLGLTELGEVEDEPEIEIEMADGDVEFGLDEAREAWTNGLVKVLR from the coding sequence ATGCAACTCGACGAACGACGTTTGCCGGTATCGCAGCTTGATGATGCAGGATTGCGCAAGTTCATGGATGGGCATGGCGTTGGCCTGACCGTGGAGGAGGCCAAGCAGATCGCCGGCTTCCTGGGCCGCGACCCGACCGTCGTCGAGATGTACATCTTCAACTCCGAGTGGAGCGAGCACTGCTCGTACAAGTCCAGCCGCTCGACCCTCAAGGAGTTCCTGCACACCACCGGCCCCAACGTCATCCTCGGCCCTGAAGAGGACGCTGGCATCGTCGAGTTCGCCTGGCTCGACGGCAAGCGCTACGGGATTGTCATGGCCCACGAAAGCCACAACCACCCCTCGCAGGTCCTGCCCAATGAAGGCGCGGCGACGGGCATCGGCGGCATCGTGCGCGATGTGGACTGCATGGGCGCGCGCGTCATCGCCACCGCCGACCCGCTACGCTTCGGCGACCCGGAGGGCAAGTGGTCCGACCGCACCAAGTGGATCGTCGGCGGCGTGGTGGACGGCATCTGGCAGTACGGTAACGCTCTCGGCGTGCCCTGCCTGGGCGGCGACGTGTACTTCTCGCCGACGTATGACGACAACTGCCTGGTCAATGTCGTGTCGCTGGGCCTCGTGGCCGAGGAGGACATCATCCACTCGCGCGTGCCCAGGGAAGCGGCCGACGTGCCCTATGACCTCATCCTGATCGGCAAGCCGACTGACGATTCCGGCTTTGGCGGCAGCGCCTTCGCCTCCAAGATCATCAGCGAGGAGGAGCAGGAGGAGAACCGGGGGGCGGTCCAGGTGCCCGACCCGTTCCTCAAGAACGTGCTGGCCATGCGCAAGGCCAATGAGGCCGTGCGACAGCGGGCCAAGGAATTGAGCATCCCCATCGGGATGAAGGACATCGGCGGCGGTGGGCTGGCTTGCGGCACGTCCGAGATCGTCGAGGCCGGCGGCTTCGGCGTGGATATCAACCTCGACGATGTCCACATGGCCCTGCCGGACATGCTGCCCGAGACCGTCTGCTGCGCGGAGACCCAGGAGCGCTATCTGCTGGCCGTGCCCGAGACGTTCACGCCCGAGGTCCTGCGCATCTACAACGAGGACTGGGACCTGCCCAACGTGTACGAGGGCGCGTGCGCGAAGGTCATCGGCAAGATCGTCACGGACCGGCGCTACCGGCTCATCATGGACGGGAAGATCGTCTGCGACGCGCCGATCGAGAAGGTCACCTCCGGCATCCAGTATCAGCGTGAGGAGAGCCCGAAGACCTACTCCGGTCAGGAGCCGGTCTTCCCGATGGTCAAGCTCCAGGAAGCGATCCTCAAGGTCCTGGCCCATGACAACGTGTGCTCGCGGCGGTACATCTACAGCGCGTACGACACCGAAGTGCAGGGCAACGCGGTCATCCGCCCCGGCGAGGCCGGCGCGGGCGTGTGCGCGCCGCTGGAGGGCAGCACGGCCGGCTGCGCGCTGTCCGTGGACGGCAACCCCTACTATGGCGACATCTCGCCGTACTGGGGCGGGGCCAATGCCGTGGCCGAGGCCATGCGCAACGTAGCTTCCGTGGGCGCGACGCCGGCGGCGCTGACGGACTGCCTGAACTTCGGCAACCCCGAGGTGCCCGAGCAGTTCTGGGAGTTCCGTGACGGTGTGCGCGGCCTGGCTGACGCCGCCAAGAACCTGTGGCTGAAGGGCTACGACAACACGCCGGTGCCCATCATCTCGGGCAATGTGAGCCTGTACAACGAGTCGGCGGCCGGCAGCGCCGTCTCACCCTCGGCGATCATCGCCTGCGTCGGCGTCATGCCCGACTACTCGAAGGCTGTGACGATGCAGTTCAAGCACGCCGGCGACAAGCTGTTCCTGGTCGGCCCGCGCAAGAACGAGCTCGGCGGCAGCGCCTTCTACCAGGCCATGGGCTTCGGCCTGGGCGCCAATGTCCCGCAGCTTGACTGGGAACAGGAGCGCAACATGATCTACGGCGTCATCGAAGCGATTGACGCCGGTCACGTCGCGGCCTGCACCGACATCTCGGATGGCGGCCTCATCACCGCCCTGTGCGAGATGGCCATCGGCGGGCACGCCAAGGGCCAGCTTGGCTTCGAGATCAAGCTCGATGAGATCGAGACGAACCTGCGGCCGGATGTCTTCCTGTTCAGCGAGTCCAGCGGCTTCGTGATGGAATGCCGCGCCGGTCACGACGACGCCCTGCGCGCGATCTTCGCGGAGAAGGGGCTGGGGTTGACCGAGTTGGGTGAGGTCGAGGACGAGCCGGAGATCGAGATCGAGATGGCCGATGGTGACGTCGAATTCGGCCTCGACGAGGCCCGTGAGGCGTGGACGAACGGGCTGGTGAAGGTGTTGAGATAG
- a CDS encoding S8 family serine peptidase: MTHERRLRRTPPWAVFGVLLVWALATATWAAPVRLKTVMVGPVRTVHTPHGIILRAQEAVADRIVVQWAPSVQAGAAQAAVARVNGNVGRRVGRRTQIIELPTGADVVAAAAALRAQTGVTAAEPDLLVYPALVPDDPNYSSQYHLPLIAAPAAWDVTTGSSSVVIAIIDSGVDQDHPDLAAKTWYNSDEIAGNHKDDDGNGFVDDWRGWDFRYEDNDPSPVPNGIDEDGKYGADDNVNHGTLVAGTAAAVGNNAYGVAGVDWGARIMALQVFPDDGSAYLSAVIEAMYYAIENGANIINLSIGTAYTSIFTAPVTDAYDAGVLVVCAGGNESTELTDSSATWESPVCNDGTDVYSQNHILGVGATDRYDVKSYYSNFDSSSAHFIDVMAPGDAIYGTFVYFPTVSGFGSYFGTMSGTSFSSPMMAGLAALVKSQRPTATPADLIDAICTGADNIDAANPGYVGMLGAGRANCAGALGVSVAPSAPTNFTAEDTPDDEGGSVTLTWKRSNDDGGGSDTVTGYGVWRRQGSTGSFTQIATLPRGSEGYVDTDVTTGLSYYYKVSVTDGTLTSETSVVGPVQPLNDSPPPTVSNVMAVDREDDSGGAIVVSWNPYVAPADFYAFVVYRSTHSFTSVSGMTPVAMLADPSAVSHVDATVGDGVDYYYAVGVRDTAGNETKSLTSYGPVEAYPNTPVSFAAGTYFMATPAAPTDGDPATLFGMAAGSFAYARWSPSTGVYLYDAGARPLADGLKVEVGGGFWVKLPQDVSVMPNGVSAPAGDFDLALTPGWHQIGNPFFSTTNLSEATVTYNGAAMDLESADSSGIMAAYAWVYDRAEGAYVLAYPQLSSTTTVLAPWQGAWVLVYKDCTLTLARPVENASVSATTASAVRTKAVRTADWQVNWSVPVRVSSAGVSDSACYIGTASHKMTGARPPAIADAPRLSLAAAGTAGTGNYAVSLAQSGQTNIIWNMRVENLHEGQAVVVTTPDLSALPRDSVALLEDLATGRTVYLRTVSQYSFTPASGETSRSLRLTVSPRSSGMLTVQALSAQTVRSGGATVSFTLSNAATCSVSVMNIAGRIVRIVEQEKVRAAGNNSVLWDGRSTAGTLVPAGTYLVRVTANGTSGESVQAMGTLHVQR, from the coding sequence ATGACGCATGAACGCAGACTGCGCCGAACGCCGCCGTGGGCGGTGTTCGGCGTGTTGCTTGTGTGGGCCCTGGCCACGGCGACGTGGGCCGCTCCGGTACGGCTGAAGACGGTGATGGTGGGCCCGGTGCGGACCGTGCACACTCCGCACGGGATCATCCTGCGCGCTCAGGAAGCGGTGGCGGACCGGATCGTGGTGCAGTGGGCACCCAGCGTGCAGGCTGGCGCGGCCCAGGCGGCGGTGGCCCGGGTGAACGGCAACGTCGGCAGGCGCGTGGGCCGCAGGACGCAGATCATCGAGTTGCCGACCGGCGCCGACGTGGTGGCGGCCGCGGCCGCCCTACGGGCGCAGACGGGGGTAACAGCGGCGGAGCCGGACCTGCTAGTGTACCCGGCGCTCGTCCCGGACGATCCGAACTACAGCAGCCAGTACCATCTGCCGCTGATCGCCGCGCCGGCAGCCTGGGACGTGACCACGGGCAGCAGCAGCGTCGTGATCGCCATCATCGACTCGGGCGTGGACCAGGACCACCCGGACCTGGCCGCCAAGACCTGGTACAACAGCGACGAGATCGCCGGCAACCACAAGGACGACGATGGCAACGGCTTCGTGGACGACTGGCGGGGGTGGGACTTCCGCTACGAGGACAACGACCCGAGTCCCGTACCCAACGGCATTGATGAAGACGGGAAGTATGGCGCCGACGATAACGTGAACCATGGGACTCTGGTAGCCGGCACGGCGGCCGCCGTGGGCAACAACGCCTACGGCGTGGCCGGCGTGGACTGGGGCGCCAGGATCATGGCCCTGCAGGTCTTTCCCGATGACGGGAGCGCGTATCTGAGCGCCGTGATCGAGGCGATGTACTACGCCATCGAGAACGGGGCCAACATCATCAACCTGAGCATCGGCACGGCGTACACCAGCATCTTCACCGCGCCCGTCACGGACGCCTACGATGCCGGGGTCCTGGTGGTGTGCGCCGGAGGGAACGAGAGCACGGAGCTGACGGACTCCTCGGCGACCTGGGAATCGCCGGTGTGCAACGACGGCACCGACGTGTACTCGCAGAACCACATCCTGGGTGTCGGGGCGACGGACCGCTACGACGTCAAGTCCTACTACAGCAACTTTGACAGCAGCTCGGCCCATTTCATTGATGTGATGGCGCCGGGCGACGCGATCTACGGGACCTTCGTGTACTTCCCGACGGTCTCGGGCTTCGGCAGCTACTTCGGCACCATGAGCGGGACGTCGTTCTCATCGCCGATGATGGCAGGTCTGGCGGCGCTGGTCAAGAGTCAGCGGCCCACAGCGACGCCGGCTGACCTGATAGACGCCATCTGCACCGGCGCCGACAACATAGACGCCGCGAACCCCGGGTATGTCGGCATGCTGGGGGCGGGGCGCGCCAACTGTGCCGGGGCGCTCGGCGTGTCGGTGGCGCCGTCCGCGCCGACGAACTTCACGGCCGAGGACACGCCCGATGACGAGGGGGGCAGCGTCACCCTGACGTGGAAGAGGTCCAACGACGACGGCGGCGGCTCGGACACGGTAACGGGGTACGGGGTGTGGCGCCGCCAGGGGAGCACGGGAAGCTTCACCCAGATTGCCACGCTGCCCAGGGGCAGCGAAGGGTACGTGGACACGGACGTGACCACCGGCCTGAGCTACTACTACAAGGTGAGCGTCACCGACGGGACACTGACGAGCGAGACGAGCGTGGTCGGGCCGGTGCAGCCGCTCAACGATAGCCCCCCGCCGACCGTCAGCAACGTCATGGCGGTGGACCGCGAGGACGACAGCGGTGGGGCCATCGTCGTGTCGTGGAATCCCTATGTCGCGCCGGCTGACTTCTACGCCTTCGTGGTCTACCGCAGCACCCACAGCTTCACCAGCGTGAGCGGTATGACGCCCGTGGCGATGCTGGCCGACCCGAGCGCCGTGTCGCATGTGGACGCGACGGTGGGTGACGGGGTGGACTACTACTACGCCGTCGGCGTCCGGGACACGGCGGGCAATGAGACCAAGAGCCTGACGAGCTATGGGCCCGTGGAGGCCTACCCGAACACGCCAGTGAGCTTCGCGGCGGGAACGTACTTCATGGCGACCCCGGCGGCACCCACCGACGGCGACCCGGCCACGCTGTTTGGTATGGCGGCAGGTTCCTTCGCCTATGCGCGCTGGTCGCCGAGCACCGGCGTGTATCTGTATGATGCCGGGGCCAGGCCGCTGGCAGACGGGCTGAAGGTCGAGGTGGGGGGCGGGTTCTGGGTGAAGCTGCCGCAGGACGTCAGCGTCATGCCCAACGGCGTGTCCGCCCCGGCGGGCGATTTCGACCTGGCCCTGACGCCGGGCTGGCATCAGATCGGTAACCCCTTCTTCTCCACGACCAACCTGTCCGAGGCAACCGTGACGTACAACGGGGCTGCCATGGACCTGGAGAGCGCCGATAGCTCCGGGATCATGGCCGCCTACGCCTGGGTGTACGACCGGGCTGAGGGGGCGTACGTGCTGGCTTACCCGCAGTTGAGCAGCACGACGACGGTATTGGCGCCCTGGCAGGGCGCCTGGGTGCTCGTATACAAGGACTGCACCCTGACCCTGGCTCGACCGGTGGAGAACGCCAGCGTCAGCGCGACGACGGCCTCGGCCGTGCGCACCAAGGCGGTGCGGACGGCGGATTGGCAGGTCAACTGGTCAGTGCCGGTGCGGGTGAGCTCGGCGGGCGTCAGCGACAGCGCGTGCTACATCGGCACGGCCTCGCACAAGATGACGGGGGCCCGGCCTCCGGCCATCGCGGACGCACCGCGGCTGAGTCTCGCTGCCGCCGGCACGGCGGGGACAGGCAATTATGCGGTTTCCCTTGCACAGTCCGGCCAGACGAATATAATCTGGAACATGAGGGTGGAGAACCTTCACGAGGGGCAGGCGGTGGTCGTCACGACACCGGACCTGTCGGCGTTGCCGCGTGACTCGGTGGCGTTGCTGGAGGACCTGGCGACGGGCCGCACGGTGTACCTGCGGACCGTGAGCCAGTACTCATTCACGCCGGCCTCGGGGGAGACGAGCCGAAGCCTGCGGCTGACCGTGTCGCCCAGGTCGTCCGGGATGCTGACGGTGCAGGCCCTCAGCGCGCAGACTGTGCGGTCGGGCGGGGCCACGGTGAGTTTCACGCTGTCGAACGCGGCCACGTGCTCGGTGTCAGTCATGAACATCGCGGGCCGGATCGTCCGTATCGTCGAGCAGGAAAAGGTGCGGGCCGCGGGGAACAACAGTGTGTTGTGGGACGGGCGCAGCACCGCCGGGACGCTGGTGCCGGCGGGCACGTACTTGGTGCGGGTAACCGCGAACGGAACGTCGGGTGAGAGCGTGCAGGCGATGGGCACGCTCCATGTGCAGCGCTGA
- a CDS encoding carboxypeptidase-like regulatory domain-containing protein has translation MTRLLARRSRSEVSALFAALAVLCLLCGCGGGGDGGGGTPEPVVDTATVRGTVVEADNVAMGLGGATVQALQPVVAAGVSPAASTVVAQTTTDSGGNFVLRNIPVGTVSILVETPEEASYGSQSITGLQLNKGDDVRLTITVLPGTSATPTGLSITPAEAETDLHGELTFTSSVTGSTGALDVSPSYYVTGGIGVVNRSGVFTATQAGAGTLVAACGTARASSNITVTAPRAPVITFFSLTPEELEATGGKVNITVAARDGDGIAQVVARVYKPDSTIETVIMELDTRTAGTYWLPEVQDSEGETGHWLILPGNTNAYDADGVQEAQRYSIQVIVTDGSGATTATDFYTVTVAGLDKPPGPFD, from the coding sequence ATGACCCGATTGCTCGCCAGGCGTTCGCGCAGTGAAGTCAGCGCCCTATTCGCCGCTCTCGCGGTGCTGTGCTTGCTCTGCGGCTGCGGTGGGGGTGGCGACGGTGGCGGCGGGACGCCTGAGCCCGTGGTGGACACCGCCACGGTGCGGGGCACGGTCGTCGAAGCGGACAATGTGGCCATGGGCCTGGGTGGAGCGACGGTTCAGGCTCTGCAGCCTGTGGTTGCCGCCGGTGTCAGCCCGGCGGCCAGCACAGTGGTGGCCCAGACCACCACCGACTCCGGGGGCAACTTCGTCCTGCGCAACATCCCCGTCGGCACCGTGAGCATCCTCGTCGAGACCCCGGAAGAGGCCAGCTACGGCTCCCAGAGCATCACTGGGCTGCAACTGAACAAGGGCGATGATGTGCGACTGACGATCACCGTGCTGCCAGGCACGTCGGCCACGCCCACGGGCCTGAGCATCACACCGGCCGAGGCCGAGACGGACCTGCACGGCGAGCTGACCTTCACCAGCAGCGTGACCGGGTCCACGGGGGCGCTGGATGTGTCGCCCAGCTACTACGTCACCGGCGGGATCGGTGTGGTGAACAGGAGCGGCGTGTTCACCGCCACTCAGGCCGGAGCCGGGACGCTCGTCGCGGCGTGCGGCACGGCCCGCGCCTCGTCCAACATCACCGTCACGGCCCCCCGTGCCCCGGTCATCACGTTCTTCTCCCTGACCCCCGAGGAACTGGAAGCGACTGGCGGCAAGGTGAACATCACTGTGGCTGCCCGGGATGGCGACGGCATCGCGCAGGTGGTCGCGCGAGTATACAAGCCCGACTCAACCATCGAGACCGTCATCATGGAGCTCGACACGCGCACCGCAGGCACCTACTGGCTGCCCGAGGTACAGGATAGCGAGGGCGAGACCGGGCACTGGCTGATCTTGCCCGGCAACACCAACGCCTACGACGCTGACGGCGTGCAGGAGGCACAGCGCTACAGCATCCAGGTCATCGTCACCGACGGCAGCGGCGCGACCACCGCGACAGACTTCTACACCGTGACCGTTGCCGGCCTGGATAAGCCGCCGGGACCGTTTGACTGA